A genome region from Nitrospirota bacterium includes the following:
- a CDS encoding tetratricopeptide repeat protein: MGQRLVLQYFAGVCVLGASVMVGLSCSSLADAHDKRFLVAQPPAPLNNQTPQDMAWSWLRRGQALRASGDLRAGIDAFRRAIALQPRDAEAHYLLGVALEEAYDVDGALAEFETVVQLASNHLNGQFRLGVLYGQRGEHDGAIRAFSAVLRSNPEHLLARFNIALAFRKTGDDLWAKRHLELVLNQNPRHSGAHTSLGNIYYAGGDIAQAIAEYRTALASEPGYVRARRNLAVALKQQGDLPGAIAEYRAAIGLQTMDPALQIEYADTLLAGGETTAAAVAYQQALVLLPQTRDQSDLRRRITRQLQQLTP; this comes from the coding sequence ATGGGGCAGAGACTTGTGCTGCAGTATTTTGCCGGAGTATGTGTGCTTGGTGCCTCTGTGATGGTAGGACTCTCCTGCTCCTCCCTCGCTGATGCGCATGATAAACGGTTCCTTGTCGCTCAACCACCCGCTCCGCTGAATAACCAGACGCCACAAGACATGGCGTGGTCGTGGCTTCGCAGGGGACAGGCGTTGAGGGCCAGCGGCGATCTCCGCGCCGGGATCGACGCGTTTCGCCGGGCCATCGCACTTCAGCCCCGTGATGCCGAGGCCCATTACCTCTTGGGGGTGGCTCTCGAAGAGGCGTACGATGTGGACGGGGCACTCGCAGAATTCGAAACGGTCGTCCAGCTAGCCTCGAACCATCTCAACGGTCAATTTCGGTTGGGTGTCCTGTATGGGCAACGCGGCGAGCATGACGGCGCCATTCGTGCGTTCAGTGCGGTGTTACGATCCAATCCTGAACATCTACTCGCCCGTTTCAATATCGCATTAGCGTTTCGCAAGACCGGCGATGACCTGTGGGCGAAGCGGCACCTGGAGCTCGTCCTGAACCAGAACCCGCGCCATAGCGGCGCGCACACGAGTCTGGGCAATATTTATTACGCCGGTGGAGACATCGCGCAGGCCATCGCGGAGTATCGCACCGCATTGGCCAGCGAACCCGGCTATGTACGGGCCCGCCGAAACCTGGCTGTGGCGCTCAAACAACAAGGCGACCTGCCTGGAGCCATTGCCGAATATCGAGCCGCGATCGGTTTGCAGACCATGGATCCGGCGTTGCAGATCGAGTATGCCGATACCCTTTTGGCGGGAGGGGAGACAACCGCGGCCGCGGTCGCCTACCAGCAGGCTCTTGTCCTTTTACCCCAGACCCGGGATCAGTCAGACCTCCGCCGCCGGATCACGCGTCAACTCCAGCAACTCACACCGTAA
- a CDS encoding tetratricopeptide repeat protein: MNRRLPSPMHKMPGQRQSYAYPLLLLIPLMLVFTMTLRAFAQDPPTPSEKGIVERAKAVWEGGTTSAALEILDQGIQEYPSALTLRKLRGDILAASRGPQEAVEAYETVLTKTPTALDVRWAKWSVLTRSGQSEESIAELIRIAEVDAKNPLVHLRLAQELRKQDRLEQSLESYKKAVALVPDMLGWRLTLARARFDVLDYDGAEADVQYVLHKVPPGAPLELPARNLLSQIHGTSIDRGRRFDPVLTKDMTGAQRKEWASIRAEAWRHFSMGRYQEAEPIYQRLLTLNPNDPLANHQLGLTLMQLGRCKDALTVFGKVSNLDPSEEDYADTVYRMGQCLVDLEQWEDAFVHFKTLYDAAVEFERNNKNVQFPPDTRLLDKKKIARWLEKVRPHVPELAKLADHEAADRTAPVEPAASTVSPEEELYARAAARFQPQQPLDTGASLMGRDADFSWFRFVIPASKIVRDDFPTGAHEFIPLSPGDSFPTSQQDIYLVFGLVSASFDAMPLTARCVAETSEMTEAQQAIAQDRVMTTMNDQSGYFMLPPPKKGWTAGLYHCGLFTGERTTADTLVDEVRFRIVASAPPL; the protein is encoded by the coding sequence ATGAATCGAAGGTTGCCCTCTCCCATGCACAAGATGCCCGGTCAAAGACAATCGTATGCGTACCCCCTCCTCCTCCTGATACCGCTCATGCTGGTATTCACGATGACGCTCCGGGCATTCGCACAGGATCCACCAACTCCGTCGGAAAAAGGCATCGTCGAACGGGCCAAAGCGGTCTGGGAAGGCGGCACGACGAGCGCGGCGCTCGAGATCCTCGACCAGGGCATTCAAGAATATCCTTCCGCGCTCACGCTCAGAAAATTACGCGGTGATATCCTCGCCGCATCTCGGGGCCCCCAGGAAGCGGTCGAGGCCTATGAGACCGTCCTCACCAAAACCCCGACCGCATTGGATGTCCGATGGGCCAAGTGGAGCGTCTTGACGCGGTCCGGGCAGAGTGAGGAGTCCATCGCCGAATTAATACGCATTGCAGAAGTCGATGCGAAAAATCCTTTGGTCCACCTGAGGCTGGCACAAGAGCTCAGGAAGCAGGATCGCCTTGAGCAATCGCTCGAATCGTACAAGAAAGCCGTGGCACTCGTTCCGGATATGCTCGGCTGGCGATTGACGTTGGCCCGCGCGCGATTTGACGTATTGGACTATGACGGCGCCGAGGCGGACGTGCAGTATGTGCTGCACAAGGTCCCCCCCGGTGCTCCGCTGGAGCTCCCAGCCAGAAATCTGCTCTCACAAATCCATGGCACCTCTATTGATCGAGGCCGCCGTTTCGACCCGGTGCTTACCAAGGACATGACCGGCGCCCAGCGCAAGGAATGGGCGTCCATACGCGCAGAGGCCTGGAGACACTTCTCGATGGGCCGGTATCAGGAGGCCGAGCCGATTTATCAACGATTGCTGACCCTCAATCCCAATGACCCCCTGGCCAACCATCAACTCGGGCTGACGCTCATGCAGCTTGGCCGATGCAAGGATGCGCTGACGGTATTTGGGAAGGTCTCCAACCTCGACCCCAGCGAAGAAGACTATGCCGATACGGTCTATCGGATGGGCCAATGTCTCGTGGACCTGGAACAATGGGAAGACGCATTCGTCCATTTTAAAACGCTCTATGACGCGGCCGTCGAATTTGAACGGAACAACAAAAATGTGCAGTTCCCACCGGACACACGGCTGTTAGATAAAAAGAAGATCGCACGGTGGCTCGAGAAGGTGCGGCCTCATGTTCCGGAGTTAGCCAAACTGGCGGACCACGAAGCGGCAGACCGCACCGCCCCGGTAGAACCTGCAGCTTCCACCGTCTCTCCGGAAGAAGAGCTCTATGCGCGAGCCGCCGCACGATTTCAACCGCAACAACCGCTGGACACCGGAGCGTCGCTCATGGGGAGAGATGCAGACTTCAGTTGGTTTCGCTTCGTCATCCCGGCCAGCAAAATCGTGCGGGACGATTTTCCCACCGGCGCTCATGAGTTTATTCCGCTGAGCCCTGGCGATAGCTTTCCCACGTCACAACAAGACATCTACCTGGTATTTGGGTTGGTCTCGGCTTCATTTGATGCCATGCCTCTCACCGCACGTTGTGTGGCGGAAACATCCGAGATGACGGAAGCTCAACAAGCCATCGCACAAGACCGTGTCATGACAACCATGAACGACCAATCCGGCTATTTCATGTTGCCCCCGCCCAAAAAAGGATGGACCGCAGGCCTCTACCACTGTGGACTATTCACGGGAGAACGGACGACCGCCGATACCCTGGTAGATGAAGTGCGGTTCCGTATCGTGGCCTCAGCCCCACCATTGTAA
- a CDS encoding response regulator, translating into MQPVGGNGTVLVVEDHEDTACLLRFILEREGYGVTHLRDGQLAQQFISTTPPPDLLLLDIMLPSLTGLELLRIVRTTPEWQWIPVILLTANTQTETMTLAANLGATEYVQKPFAAERLLKSIHQFLPRPTDPQVR; encoded by the coding sequence ATGCAACCAGTCGGTGGAAACGGCACAGTCCTCGTCGTGGAAGATCATGAAGATACCGCATGTCTCTTGCGGTTTATTCTTGAACGAGAAGGTTATGGCGTCACACATCTCCGCGACGGGCAGTTGGCTCAGCAGTTCATCTCGACGACGCCTCCACCGGACTTGCTGTTGCTCGACATCATGCTCCCATCACTGACAGGACTGGAACTCTTGCGGATCGTCAGAACAACGCCGGAATGGCAATGGATTCCGGTCATTCTTCTGACCGCCAACACACAAACAGAGACGATGACCCTGGCCGCAAATCTTGGCGCGACTGAATATGTGCAAAAACCATTTGCCGCGGAGCGATTATTAAAATCCATCCACCAGTTCTTGCCAAGGCCAACCGATCCTCAAGTGCGGTAG
- a CDS encoding response regulator has product MKKQKKTKQGVVLLIEDEEDTADLITLHLEQSGMSVVQARDGRQAVSMMEDIAPPRAILLDLVIPYINGFELLKIIRTKPGWEQVPVMVVSGDSFAGDIERMLHEGANDYIIKSWGVGVIHHRLQQMLEQTSVGRMASPTRLKEPHSKMRGIH; this is encoded by the coding sequence ATGAAGAAACAGAAGAAAACGAAACAAGGCGTGGTCCTCCTCATTGAGGACGAAGAGGATACGGCAGACCTCATCACGCTCCACCTTGAACAGTCAGGGATGTCCGTCGTCCAGGCGAGAGATGGCCGTCAGGCCGTATCCATGATGGAGGATATCGCACCGCCTCGAGCTATCCTGCTCGACCTCGTCATTCCCTACATCAATGGATTTGAATTACTGAAGATCATTCGCACCAAGCCTGGCTGGGAACAGGTTCCGGTGATGGTGGTGTCCGGCGACTCGTTCGCGGGAGACATCGAGCGCATGCTGCACGAGGGTGCGAACGATTACATCATCAAGTCATGGGGCGTGGGAGTGATTCATCATCGCTTGCAACAGATGCTGGAGCAGACATCTGTCGGGCGAATGGCCTCACCCACCAGACTGAAAGAACCACATTCCAAGATGAGAGGGATACATTGA
- a CDS encoding Hpt domain-containing protein, with protein MNEHTSRGPAPSGPVIVPVDASFAPLIPRFMANRKNEVITMQKALAAQDFESLRTIAHGMKGAGGSYGFTAITTMGATIEAAAKQRLIHQIEEELRHLGSYLDRVDVIFIEETSDD; from the coding sequence ATGAACGAACATACATCAAGAGGCCCCGCTCCATCGGGACCGGTCATCGTGCCTGTCGACGCCTCGTTCGCGCCCCTCATTCCACGATTCATGGCGAACCGGAAAAACGAGGTGATCACGATGCAAAAAGCCCTTGCGGCACAGGACTTCGAGAGCCTGCGCACGATCGCACATGGCATGAAAGGAGCAGGAGGAAGTTATGGATTCACCGCCATCACCACGATGGGGGCAACCATTGAAGCCGCAGCAAAGCAGCGCCTCATTCATCAGATTGAGGAAGAGCTACGCCACCTTGGCTCGTATCTCGATCGAGTCGACGTAATCTTTATTGAAGAGACGTCTGATGACTAG
- a CDS encoding response regulator: protein MKLLERYLYQTLLKPRAAAPQWLSWTIGGLCFTILMIETITPLGVAIPVLYLLPVALAVGTRDHRTARLIGIVTIGLVIAGYILSPPGEDSRYAFINRCLTIFLLVIAMMMVELFKNHLAKVRQIEEDKILLANSQNQIVESAPNGMLIVNQSGTLLLVNAQIEQLFGYRREELLGQPVEQLIPNRFRSQHPHLRTTFFQNPTTRVMGAGRDLFGLHKDGTEFPVELGLNPIETSNGTQVLASIVNITERKRTEATLQQAAIEMEHRNLELAKAHTRAIEATQAKSEFLASMSHEIRTPMNAIIGMADLLQETTLTTEQQEYVRRFSRAATSLTDLINDILDLTKIETGHLEMESVPFNLADLVDKTAELMSVRANAKALELVAFVHPDVPPYVMGDPTRLRQVLVNLVGNAIKFTERGEIIMRIDPIGNEAGFTTLRVSVSDTGIGIPADKIQTIFDSFTQVDSSTTRKYGGTGLGLNISKRIVELMGSHIEVISMEGHGSTLSFVLRMATVPGLATMSEQPVLVLQGCRMLIVDDNETNRMIVREFLTRMGVILSEAQDGLTALAVLDDARRRGEPFQLAVLDFHMPGMNGLELAQAIRSRPEFTTLPLVMHASDMRGNSALRARAVGIASYVHKPISRARLLTSLAEALNPAAKVGAPPAPEPTAQPSPTDLRPLRILLAEDLEDNRDVVALFLKETPYQLDMAENGAVALKKFRTGTYDLVFMDIQMPVMDGYQATEAIRQWECEQQRVPTPIVAFTANAFKEDLEKSLAVGCMAHLTKPLKKQALLTSILEHTGQPSGHKA, encoded by the coding sequence GTGAAACTACTGGAACGGTATCTGTACCAAACGTTGCTGAAACCCCGCGCGGCTGCTCCTCAATGGCTCTCGTGGACTATCGGCGGCCTCTGCTTCACGATCCTCATGATCGAAACTATCACCCCCTTGGGCGTAGCTATTCCGGTGCTGTATCTCCTCCCGGTGGCCCTCGCCGTGGGGACTCGCGATCATAGAACCGCAAGGCTCATCGGGATAGTCACGATAGGTCTGGTCATTGCGGGCTATATCCTCTCCCCTCCTGGAGAAGACAGCAGATATGCTTTCATCAATCGATGCCTCACGATCTTCTTACTCGTCATCGCCATGATGATGGTTGAGCTGTTCAAAAACCACCTTGCCAAGGTCCGTCAAATCGAAGAAGACAAGATCCTCCTGGCCAACAGTCAGAACCAGATCGTGGAGTCGGCACCCAACGGCATGTTGATCGTAAACCAGAGTGGCACGCTCCTCCTAGTCAATGCCCAGATCGAACAGCTCTTCGGCTATCGCCGTGAAGAGCTCTTGGGCCAACCTGTGGAACAGCTTATTCCGAACCGGTTCCGGTCCCAGCATCCACACCTGCGCACCACGTTCTTCCAGAATCCAACCACTCGCGTCATGGGCGCCGGTCGTGACCTCTTCGGCCTCCACAAGGACGGGACCGAGTTCCCGGTCGAACTGGGTCTCAATCCGATCGAAACGTCGAACGGCACACAGGTGCTCGCCTCCATCGTCAATATCACCGAGCGAAAAAGAACGGAGGCCACGCTGCAGCAGGCGGCCATAGAAATGGAGCACCGAAATCTTGAGTTGGCGAAGGCTCACACGCGTGCCATTGAGGCTACACAGGCCAAAAGCGAATTCCTGGCTTCAATGAGCCATGAGATTCGAACCCCGATGAATGCCATCATCGGCATGGCCGATCTACTTCAAGAAACCACCCTCACCACCGAACAGCAGGAATATGTGCGGCGATTCAGCCGAGCAGCCACAAGCCTCACCGACTTGATCAACGATATTCTTGACCTGACAAAAATAGAAACCGGCCATCTAGAAATGGAATCGGTGCCATTCAATCTCGCTGACCTTGTGGACAAGACCGCAGAGCTGATGTCCGTGCGGGCCAACGCCAAGGCGCTCGAACTCGTGGCCTTTGTGCATCCTGATGTGCCGCCCTATGTCATGGGTGATCCGACACGCCTGCGCCAGGTGCTCGTGAATCTCGTGGGAAACGCCATCAAGTTTACGGAGCGTGGCGAAATCATCATGCGTATCGACCCCATCGGGAACGAGGCCGGCTTCACCACACTCCGCGTCTCGGTCTCCGACACGGGGATCGGCATCCCCGCTGACAAAATCCAAACCATCTTCGACAGCTTTACTCAAGTCGATTCCTCCACCACACGAAAGTATGGCGGCACCGGGCTCGGGCTGAACATTTCCAAACGGATTGTAGAACTGATGGGCAGTCACATCGAGGTCATCAGTATGGAAGGGCATGGCAGCACACTGTCATTCGTCCTACGTATGGCCACAGTACCCGGGCTCGCAACGATGTCCGAGCAACCCGTCCTCGTCCTGCAGGGATGCCGAATGCTCATTGTGGATGACAATGAGACTAATCGGATGATCGTCCGCGAGTTCCTCACGCGCATGGGGGTCATCCTGAGCGAAGCCCAGGATGGGCTGACTGCACTGGCCGTATTGGACGACGCCCGGCGTCGAGGCGAGCCGTTTCAGCTCGCGGTCCTGGACTTTCATATGCCGGGCATGAATGGACTCGAGCTTGCCCAGGCCATTCGCTCTAGGCCTGAATTCACAACACTTCCCTTGGTCATGCATGCCTCGGATATGCGTGGCAACTCTGCCCTCCGCGCCCGCGCAGTGGGAATCGCCAGCTATGTCCACAAGCCCATCAGCCGAGCACGGCTATTGACCTCGCTTGCGGAAGCGCTGAATCCCGCAGCGAAGGTGGGGGCACCTCCCGCGCCGGAGCCGACGGCTCAGCCAAGCCCCACCGACCTTCGCCCGCTCCGCATCCTGCTCGCCGAGGACTTGGAGGACAATCGCGATGTAGTGGCGCTGTTCTTAAAAGAGACTCCCTACCAGTTGGACATGGCGGAAAACGGCGCGGTCGCGCTGAAAAAGTTTCGCACCGGCACCTATGACCTGGTCTTCATGGACATCCAGATGCCGGTCATGGACGGCTATCAAGCCACGGAAGCCATTCGTCAATGGGAATGTGAACAACAACGGGTCCCGACCCCGATCGTGGCATTCACTGCAAATGCCTTCAAAGAGGATCTCGAGAAAAGTCTGGCGGTTGGATGCATGGCTCATCTCACGAAACCTCTGAAAAAGCAGGCCTTACTCACGTCAATTCTGGAACATACCGGGCAGCCATCGGGCCACAAAGCCTAA
- a CDS encoding GAF domain-containing protein, producing MEVAPLPQNESARLKALHTDKILDTVPEEALEELIRLTSQICGISIASVRLIDLTRQWFKAKVEATMYEASRGLTCCAHAMLPRTILDLPNTLADSRMAINPLVTENPFIRLYAGTLPNTPEKHALRTFSVIDCSPRQFTDEQGQALTDLRGRP from the coding sequence ATGGAAGTTGCTCCCCTCCCGCAAAACGAATCGGCCCGCCTCAAGGCGCTGCATACTGATAAGATCCTCGACACGGTTCCCGAAGAAGCCCTCGAAGAGCTGATCCGTCTTACCTCGCAAATCTGTGGCATATCCATCGCATCAGTGCGTCTCATCGACCTCACTCGGCAATGGTTCAAGGCGAAGGTCGAAGCGACAATGTACGAGGCCTCACGCGGGCTCACCTGTTGCGCCCATGCCATGCTCCCGCGCACGATCCTTGACCTACCTAATACGCTGGCAGACTCTCGCATGGCTATCAACCCATTGGTCACCGAGAATCCCTTCATCCGCTTGTACGCTGGAACTCTGCCGAACACCCCCGAAAAGCATGCCCTGAGGACATTCAGCGTCATTGACTGCAGCCCACGGCAATTCACCGACGAACAAGGACAGGCACTGACCGATCTGAGGGGCAGGCCGTGA
- the trmL gene encoding tRNA (uridine(34)/cytosine(34)/5-carboxymethylaminomethyluridine(34)-2'-O)-methyltransferase TrmL: MFDVILYQPEIPPNTGNIIRLCANTGARLHLVKPLGFTLEDKQLLRAGLDYHEFATLTVHESWEDCAACFKDGRLFAVSTKGTQQYDLVAFRAGDAFVFGPESRGLPAEILGSVPVQQCIRVPMVPGNRSLNLSNAVAVVVYEAWRQLGFGKG; this comes from the coding sequence ATGTTTGACGTCATTCTCTACCAACCGGAAATTCCTCCAAACACCGGCAACATCATTCGGCTCTGTGCCAATACTGGCGCAAGATTGCATTTGGTAAAACCTCTTGGGTTTACGCTGGAGGATAAGCAATTACTGCGAGCGGGACTGGACTATCACGAATTTGCCACGCTCACGGTTCATGAGAGTTGGGAAGACTGTGCCGCATGCTTCAAGGATGGTCGTCTCTTTGCGGTTTCGACCAAGGGGACGCAGCAGTATGACTTGGTTGCCTTTCGCGCCGGCGATGCCTTTGTGTTCGGTCCGGAAAGCCGCGGGCTACCGGCCGAGATTCTAGGTTCGGTTCCCGTGCAACAATGTATTCGCGTGCCGATGGTGCCGGGTAACCGGAGCCTCAATCTCTCCAACGCTGTGGCGGTCGTGGTCTACGAAGCCTGGCGGCAGCTGGGATTTGGAAAGGGGTGA
- a CDS encoding CotH kinase family protein: MTRFYVSIVVWCLVAVIGCGASNEAPSTSSPSVQAAVAEALPMLSISTNRGVEITSREVYEAGRYTLTSENGQLLMDSTLEIRGRGHSTWDLMPKKPYRLKLTSSTSLLSMPANRHWVLLANYSDKTLMRNDIAFELSRRMGMEYTPRSTYVELQLNGAYRGIYQLVEHVRVGPNRVNIPELNVGDTGPDVISGGYLIEIDSRRGEDFCIESASSAMTFCLSNPDKLLEPGWGAQRAYIEGYIAQTEQAIFSGQFADPGAGYAAYLDVDSAITYYLINEVFKNVDGNLRLSTFLYKKRDGKLTFGPVWDFDLAIGNVNYGHADLTDGWHIRSAPWFRRMFEDPVFEGKVKVRWAQLKANGDLDSLFTFADRRAQWLSKVQVRNFQTWDILGIYVWPNRVVTGAYDREVVAMKDWLRERIAWMDAQLSL, translated from the coding sequence ATGACTCGATTCTATGTGTCGATTGTCGTGTGGTGTCTTGTTGCGGTGATCGGATGTGGCGCGAGCAACGAGGCGCCCTCCACCAGTTCGCCATCAGTGCAGGCGGCCGTAGCCGAGGCGCTGCCCATGTTGAGCATCTCAACCAACAGAGGGGTTGAGATAACAAGCAGAGAGGTCTACGAAGCCGGGCGCTACACCCTCACCAGCGAGAATGGGCAGCTCCTCATGGACAGCACACTGGAAATTCGTGGGCGTGGGCATTCCACCTGGGATTTGATGCCGAAAAAGCCGTATCGCCTCAAACTGACAAGCAGCACATCGTTATTGAGTATGCCGGCGAACAGACATTGGGTATTGCTCGCGAATTACTCGGACAAGACCTTGATGCGCAACGACATTGCCTTCGAGCTTAGTCGTCGGATGGGGATGGAGTACACGCCTAGGAGCACGTATGTCGAATTGCAGTTGAACGGGGCCTACCGTGGTATCTATCAATTAGTTGAGCATGTGCGGGTTGGGCCGAATAGGGTCAACATCCCAGAACTTAACGTTGGAGATACGGGGCCAGATGTGATTTCTGGTGGGTACCTGATAGAGATTGACTCTCGCCGAGGCGAGGACTTTTGTATCGAGTCGGCGAGTTCGGCAATGACGTTTTGCCTGAGCAATCCAGACAAATTACTGGAGCCTGGATGGGGAGCGCAGCGTGCCTATATCGAGGGGTACATTGCTCAAACCGAGCAGGCGATTTTCTCCGGTCAATTCGCCGATCCGGGTGCAGGCTATGCAGCCTATCTCGATGTGGACTCAGCCATTACGTACTATCTCATCAATGAGGTTTTTAAGAACGTCGACGGCAATCTTCGACTGAGTACGTTCCTGTATAAGAAGCGCGACGGGAAGTTGACCTTTGGCCCTGTGTGGGATTTCGATCTCGCCATCGGCAATGTGAACTATGGTCACGCCGATTTGACAGATGGCTGGCATATCCGCTCTGCGCCCTGGTTCAGGAGGATGTTTGAGGATCCTGTGTTCGAAGGGAAGGTCAAAGTCCGTTGGGCTCAGTTGAAGGCAAACGGCGATCTCGACAGTCTGTTCACCTTTGCCGACCGTAGGGCTCAATGGCTGAGCAAGGTCCAAGTGAGAAACTTCCAAACGTGGGATATATTGGGCATCTATGTCTGGCCGAATCGCGTGGTGACGGGTGCCTATGACCGCGAGGTGGTTGCGATGAAGGACTGGCTGCGTGAGAGGATCGCCTGGATGGATGCGCAGCTAAGCCTTTAG
- a CDS encoding DnaJ domain-containing protein, producing the protein MPVERIVNYYTLLELLSTATDAEIKKAWLEQIQVWHPDRFGHAPALHRKAEARTQLINQAYQTLSDQAARASYDAKTQGSASQKPATSPAPTASPTSGSYASTPPRAQQPSRFDQGPRGPQSLIMLLSQQGQPKVMVPAIHLYVDPREFQPYDFHGFVRIAGTMRETLPVSGYAIAEVPELLCIKRIGVEELYTVFSNPSHNRTPFLRELEQVLAFPARFLVIEGMLQHRKAGGRLNQYHKIGLMDFLDALTARYGIQVIYTDTRDEAEERIANLAATHYAYYFAEQQGFGRCLKEDDL; encoded by the coding sequence ATGCCGGTAGAGCGAATCGTCAACTACTACACCTTGCTGGAGCTGCTCTCCACCGCAACGGATGCGGAGATCAAGAAGGCATGGCTTGAACAGATCCAGGTCTGGCATCCGGATCGATTTGGCCATGCGCCGGCCTTACATCGGAAAGCGGAAGCCAGGACCCAACTGATTAACCAGGCCTATCAAACGCTCAGCGATCAGGCCGCACGCGCCAGCTACGATGCCAAGACGCAAGGCTCGGCCTCCCAGAAGCCGGCAACCAGCCCAGCCCCAACGGCAAGCCCCACTTCCGGATCGTACGCCTCTACCCCGCCACGTGCGCAACAGCCCTCACGATTCGACCAAGGTCCACGCGGACCTCAATCACTGATCATGCTATTGTCTCAGCAGGGCCAACCGAAAGTCATGGTGCCGGCCATTCATCTCTACGTCGACCCTCGCGAGTTCCAGCCCTACGACTTTCATGGCTTCGTGCGTATCGCCGGAACCATGCGAGAGACCTTACCCGTCAGCGGCTACGCCATTGCTGAAGTCCCCGAATTACTCTGCATCAAACGCATCGGCGTCGAAGAACTCTATACGGTCTTCTCCAACCCTTCGCACAACCGCACACCGTTTCTCCGTGAGCTCGAACAGGTCCTCGCCTTTCCTGCCCGCTTCCTCGTCATCGAAGGCATGCTCCAGCACCGGAAAGCCGGAGGACGGCTTAACCAATATCACAAGATCGGGTTGATGGATTTTCTGGACGCCCTCACCGCCCGATATGGCATCCAGGTGATCTACACGGACACCCGTGACGAGGCGGAAGAACGCATCGCTAATCTCGCCGCCACGCACTATGCCTATTATTTTGCCGAACAACAGGGATTCGGACGGTGCCTGAAAGAGGATGACTTGTAA